TGGActgctaaaaacaaaatgatctctgattttgtgctgtttttaatctctgctgTGCGTACAAATGCTGGTGCTGAGAGGAGATTGCCATAGAGTGAGGccggggctggtctcttctctctggtgacaggtgacaggatgaggggaaatgacctcaagttgcaccagggtaagctgaggttggatgtcaggaaacacttctttacagaaagggtagttaagcactggaataggctctccAGGGtggtggctgagtcaccatccctggatgtgtttaaaaaccatttggatgtggtgctcagggacatgacttagcagagggctgttagttagggtagtatgattaggttgtggttggactcaaagatctttaaggtcttttcctaccagagcaattctgtgattctatgattctttgagtAGGGTGATGGCGTGGAAAGGGGCTGTTACAAAATGCAGCCTATCATAAGTTGAGTTGGGGGCACTAGAAAGAAGATGATGTGTAGCTGTGCAGGAAAGGGTGGCCATCCAGCAGGTAATTTGCTATCAGCCACGACTGTATTGTGCTTCACTCAGGCATGATGACTGGTTGTGTGACTGGCTGCTTGGTTTTCCAAGAGAGATGGGAAGACGGGCAGTAAGGAATGATTtttcacaaaaccaaaaaatgcTTTATGAACAGGGAGATCAcgtgctgtgtgtgcctggcAACATTTATTAGCAACCAGCTAACGATAGGGAGCACTACAAGGGTACTGGTTACAGTTCCAAAGGGCTAGCAGAAAGCACAAGCTAAGAACAGTGACCAGCAGAGTCTGCAGTGTTGTTCAGAACCCTTTCTAGCAGGGAGGCATGCTGGTCTGCcttgcagttctgtttctgcCTGCATTTCAGTGGCCCCATTGTGCAGACACGAGGGCAGGGACTGAGGCTGCTCCTCTCCCTGACACCAGAGGCAAAGAACACTGGGATAAAGGAGCTGCCTGGAGACACATGCCCTTGTGTTCGGTTTCCGCAGGCTGGGACAGAGGCCAGGGCAGACCACTGGGTCACAGGGACCTTCAGCTGAACCCTTCCTGACCCACCAAGTGCTCTGGAAGCTGCCAGACTCCCAAGAACAACAGACGTTTCTGGGAGAAGGCTGGGGAAAATATgttcaataaatatttctataaatatttctataaatacatcaacagcaagaggaaggttagggagaatctccatcccttgttgGATGCTGAGGGCAACACAGTGGCAAGGATCAGGATAAGGCTGAGGAtcttaatgccttctttgcctcgGTCTTTAATTGCAAGACTCGTTACTTCCCGGGAACAGCTCCTTGCGCTGGTAGATAGGGAGGGGGGACAGAATAGGCCTTGCATAATCCACAGTGAGATGGTTTTGGGCCTGTTCTGAAAGCTGGATGTTCAGAAGTCCATGGGCCCAGATGGACTGCACCCTACAGTGGGGAGTGAGTTGGCGGATGTGGatgccaagctgctctccatcatcCTTCAGCAGTCTGGGCTAACTGGGGATGTCCCAGTGGAGTGGAGACTGGCGGATATGActcccatcttcaaaaagggccaaaaagatgatcctggtagctacaggcTTACAGTCTCACCTTGGTTCTGGGGAAGTTTATGGAGCGGATAATCTCAAAAGTCATCATACACCAATTGAAGGTCAAtcaggggatcaggcccagtcagcatgggtttacaaatggtagatcctgtttgacaaacctgatttcattctatgacaaggtgacccacTTAGTGGATAAAGGTAAGGCTGtcgatgtggtctacctggacttgagtaaagcctttgacactgtcccccacaacatccttgtgaagaagctggctgcccataGTTTGGATGGGTATAAGCTCTGCTGGGGGAAACGCTGGCTGTatggccaggcccagagagttgtggtcagtggagttaaatccagttggtggctGGTCACAAGCGGTGTCTTCCACGGCTTCGTACTGGGGCTGCTTATATTTTACATCTatattaatgatcttgatgaggggattatgtgcaccctcagtaagtttgcagatgacaccaagttgggagggaggcagtgctgatctgcctgaggggagaagggcgctacagagggacctggatagacttgatcgatgggccaaggttaatggCACGAGTTTCAATAAgaccaagtgttgggtcctgcattttggtcacagcaaccccaggcaaccctacaggcttggggaggtgtggctggaaagcttcctgatggaaagggacttTGGTGTGCTAATGGACAGTCGTCTGAatatgagccaacagtgtgcccaggtggccaagatCAGCAACATCCTGGCTTGGAttaggaatggtgtggtgagcaggagtagggaagtcatcctgcccctgtacttggcattggtgaggtctcacctcgaatactatgttcagttttgggcacctcagcacaggaaagacatggaggtactggggtaggtccagagaagggtaacgaggcttgtgaagggcttatcaaccctatgaggagaggctaaggaagctagggctgtttagtctggggaaaaagtggctgaggggagatcttatcgctctcttccagtatctgaaaggtgcttaggaaatactacttcactgtggtcaggcactggaatggaatGCCCAGGGAGTTGGtagagtcaccaaccctggaggtgttcaaggaatgtttgaaCGTTGTGTTAAAGGACATGGTTTCATGAGAACTATTAGTGATGCGTTagtggatggttggactcggtaatcttgtaggtcttttccaactttggtgattctgtgattctgtcattctgttaAGTACCTGAGGAAAAGACCAGAAGTTGTGCTatgggagatttagattagatacaaagaaaaaacttttctctcaaagagtggtcaggcactgggatGGCCTGCCCAGAcaggtggtggaatcaccatcctGGATGGTTCTCAGGAGGTGTCTGGAGGAGGAGCTtagagatatggtttagtagcgCTGTTGTAGTAATTTTGGTAAGAGAAtagttggatgagatgatcttgtaggtcctttccaacattgtgattctatgattctattattttatgattcaaTAAGGCCAAGAGCaacttgagagcagccctgtggagaaggatttgggggtcctggtagactagaagctggacatgagctagcagtgcgcacttgcagcccagaaggccaattgtgttctgagctgcattaaaaaaggggtggccagcagggagagggaggtgattgtccctctctactcagctcttgtgaggcctcatctgcagtactgcatccaggcctggggcccccagtacaggaagaacatggagctgttggagtgggtcaAGAGGAGAGTCACTAAGATTATCagggagctggagcacctctcctatgagatAAGGTTGGGGGAatgggtttgtttagcttgggcaagagaaggctccagggagacctcattgtacttgaaaggagcatataagcaggagggagaacgGCTCTTTATGGggtgggtagtgataggacaaaggggaatggttttaaactgagacagaggagatttagattagatagtaggtggaagtttttcacccagagggtggtgatgcagtggaacaggttgtccaaggaggttgtggatgccccatctctggaggcattcaaggccaggccgGATGTGGCTCCGGGCAGCCTTGTCTGGTgtttggcaaccctgcacacagcaggggggttgaaactagatgatctttgaggtcctttccaatccagaccattctatgattctttgattgtatgaagaccaagtgctgggtcctgcactttggccacaacaaccaCAGGCAACTCTACAGTCTTGGACTGTGTGACTGGAAGactgtgcagagaaaataaacctgGGGGTATTGCTTGATACTTGGCTGGATATGATCCAGCAGGTGGCCGAGGAGCCCAGTACTGTCCTGGCTTGTATCcaaaacagtgttgccagcagaagcagggaagtaattgtccctctgtactcagctgtggtgaggccacaccttaagtattgtgttcagtttttgaCCCCTTGCTATAAATGGCAACAACACTGGTAAGGGCTCCGGAGTACAGGTCTTAtgtggagcagctgagggagctggtattgttcagtctggagaagaggaggctcagggcagatctcattgctctctttaatttcttgaagggaggctgtgatgagctGAGCATCAGCTTCTTCTCTTGTGTAAGAGTGATAGGACTGCatggaatggcctcaagttgtgccaggggagattcaggctgcatgtcaggaaatgctgcttttctgaaagagtggtcaggctctggaatgggctgcacagggaggtggtggagtctccaaCCCTGGAAGTCTTCAAGAAAATGAACTAGATGAGGGGATCCCCTAGGTGAGGAGATtaagtgtaccctcagtaagtttgcagatgacacaaagtTGGAAGGTGGTGtggatctgcctgagggtagggaggcccttcagaatgatctggataggctggatcgCTGGGCTGaagtgaatgggatgaggttcaacaaggccaagtgctgggttctgcactttggccacaataacgccatgcagcactataggcttggggctgagtgtctggatgactgtgaagaggaaaggggtGTTGATTGttgctcagagagtggtcaggcactggtGGAGTCGCCAACCCTGGCAatgttcaagaggcgtctggatgaggagctacaagatctggtttagtagcttgtggtagcagtggtgaTGGGAAGATGGTTGGATGGGGTGAttttgtaggtcccttccaaccttgtgattctatgattctgtgaaaacattaCGTGTTGTGTTGAGGACATGGTTCAttgagaactattggtgataggtgggcagttggattggatgatcttggaggccttttccaaccttgatgacTCTACGATTCAGTGGTTCTAAACAGAGCTTTGGCACCTTGGGTTAAAGTCTGAGATCCTGGAAAAACACCTCCATCATTTTTGGGTCACTGGTAGGGTGCAAGTTATTGGAGTAGTTGTCTCTGTTGACTACTGTCAGTACAAAATATAACTCACTTGTTTTTATCTGAAGCCAAAGGAGACACAAAGTGTTGCTAGTAGGgatcctgctgtgttttgtaatGTCAGCTGAATTCAGCAATGGCCGGAGTGTATGAAAGCACagacatttttaatttcagagtttTGGGAGCGAAAGGAGGGCATAGGAGCACAAACCAGTTTTATTCTGTGTAGACATTCATGAAGGCgtcattattttttcaagtttcaTCTTAATAATGAAGGCTGAAATAGCAATAGTAACTGTATTATCGTACATAGCTGCTAGTACATAGCAGCTCCAATCATGTACAAGCACTGATCCAGAAACCAGATTGAAAGAGTGTACTAATGAAAGATGGAAGTAGTATAGGGATCGTGCAATAGAAAACTAAATATACAAAGACTgctaaaatataaaatgatttataTGGTAGCCTGTTCTTACATgctaatttttccttcttttttttttttttccctttttttttttctttttctcaaaagaGTAGATATAATTACTTCAGTTTCCATACAACAATTGAGGAAAGATCTTTAAGACTGTGGTGACACATGAACTGCGCTTTATCTCAAAGGCAACTGACTTTATCCATGTAAAGAACACTTactgtgcttttctgtctgtCCTGTTTGCACTTGCAGTGGTGCCCTTGGCTTTGTACAAGTCTGGGTCCTTCCTTGCTCTTCCTGCCGTCATCCTGTTACTACTGAGGCAGGCAGCACTGTCACTGTAATCTGCCTCACGTACCCAGGGGAAGCCTGGAAGTCTGTCAATGTGCAGGAATTCCTCCACTGCCCATTTGTTTGCCCATCTTCAACCAGGAGCTGGCAATTCGTACTGCTTCTAAATGCTGTATCATACCTTTGCCCATCCCTGTGCACAAGGGGATGCATGGCGATctcacatctctcctgtacaTGGAGATGATGAGAAAACAGCTATCCCCCTTCTCTAAGGCCTTTAAGAAACATGATCTTCTGAAGGTTTTGCTATATGGTGTGCAGGGTATCCCTTCGCACCTTGCCTTCCCTCTGTCACTGGTCTCCTTAGCTAAACAAAACCAGGCTGCTTGCCTGTTGCATGTTAAGACTTCTGTCAGCTGTTGTCAAGAGCTGAAAAATGACCCACTTTGTGCTATGTATATTTATGGTTTTGTCTTTATCATTGCACAACCAGTGTGCCTAATGCTGAATCTCATTACTGGCAGTATCCAGGGTAAGGTGTTTCAGGGTAAGTTGTAAGCAGCTGTCAGTGAGCAATTACAGACTGTTCTACCtttttgaggaagaaatttTCATGACCTCGTCATTCACATTTGTTGCATGCTTTGAAAAGTGACCTGTTCTTTatgctgtgttcttttttaagcagaaatcCCCATTGtctttataaatgaaattttgtttttcttatttgtattACAGCTGAACAGCAGGGTCTGTGGCCGGATGAATTGGGATCTCTTTGTTTTAAGTTGATTTGTATATGAATAGAGCAGGAGATGTGCTGTTCCAGAGATGTTCTTGCTTTCAAATGGGAGGAAATGTTAGGTCCAAGAACAAATCTAAATCAACTGAATGGATGAGATCTACTAAACATCTCATCTTTCATAATGTTAGGGGTAATACCCACTTAGACTGTTGTTATTATGGTTTAATattaatgcttctgtttttcctttgcagtcaAAGTTTATTCTGTGATAAAATTTGGCTCTGACTCAAAAATGGTGATtgtcaatgaaaatatttgccCTAGTAGATTATAAAAATCCCAAATCAAATTCATAGTTTGCCTGATTATTAGCCTACTTAGAGTGGGtgaactgaaatgtttctgggTTACTGTGTCTGCCTTAGTATTTTAGAAACTACATACTGTGGTCTAGAGAATGAGGGTACGCATTTGGGGCTGCTTAGGTACCATAAAAAGATGGCTTATTAGATCTGTGtgtgaaataattgttttgggTCAGGGTTTGAAGTTGCTTAGCAAGCTTCTTTGATCTGTGTTGGGTTCCGTACTACAGTAGGGAATGGAGATGTGGCAGTGTGCCCACAGAGAAGCACTGTTGCAGTGTTGTGCCAGGTAGATATTAAGCTTTCTCTTACTACCAGGTTATCAATGGATATTTCCTTCATTGCTCTGCCTATTGCAAATGgcttgaaaaaacatttttgtaggGTAGTTATTAATGATGTGCTGTCATGAAAGGAAGATGCATCAAGTGGGCTTCCCCAGGGATCTATCTTTAGCCCAGTATTGTTATCCAAAAATTCTATTAACCGCAttgatgatgaaaataaatagtcACAGGTGTCATCATTCTAGAATAAATTTAGACCAACTAGTTTTGAAAGGATTAGCCAATGGCACAAAGCTATTTTGCAAaatcaggattttattttatttttgatttgtatataaaataaattttcaaaaaagagaaagtataTCAGTGAGGGAGAATATATGGTGTTCTAACTCAAGTAAGAATTGCTGCTGCAAAGAGTGAACAAGTGATTAGACTTGTTCTTTTAAAGGTCACTTATGACAGAAAGATGAAGCAAGGTCTGCCTGGTCTCGAAGAATGTAGGCAAGCAGGAGAACTTACAGGCTTCAAGCATTTGGAAGGTTGTTGAGAAAATACTGTTGACCATCTCTCTGGGGGATGACACACTGGGCGTTCATGTTGCCTTTAGCCACATATGTAACTAAAAATAtgtccttctgtccttcctcaACAGTCTCCAAACGTCCACAACTACCCAGATATGGAAGCTGTACCCTTGTTACTAAACAACATGAAGGCAGATCCTCCGGAGGATTCATTATCTGCAGATCATTTCCAAACACAGACTGAACCAGTGGACTTATCGATAAACAAAGCCAGGTCATCCCCTACAGCAGCTTCATCTTCACCAGTTTCCATGACAGCATCAGCCTCCTCCCCTTCTTCTACTTctacttcttcttcttctagTCGACCAGCTTCATCACCCACAGTAATAACGTCGGTATCCTCAGCAGCATCTGTACCATCAGTATTAAGTCCAGGTCCTCTTGTGGCCTCTGCGTCTGGTGTCGGAGGCCAGCAATTTTTGCACATTATCCATCCAGTTCCACCTTCAAGCCCCATGAACTTGCAGTCCAATAAAATGAGTCATGTGCACCGTATACCTGTTGTGGTACAGTCAGTACCTGTTGTCTATACAGCTGTGAGATCACCTGGGAATATGAACAACACTATAGTAGTGCCACTGTTGGAGGATGGGAGAAGCCACGTCAAAGGTAAGGTAGAACTGGTTTTGTATGTTTGTGGCATCTGTAAAATCATTCTtgtatgaagaaaacagaacagcctTATAAAACTGTTAGTTTGCAAGCTTGCTGTGTCAGTTGCCAAAGTGACACAAAACTTAAGTTACTCATGGAGGACCTTTAGAAATCTTATCCTCAgtgctctttaaaataaattccagaaaaaaatagttgagGTCAGCAGTGATGTCAGGTGCTTAGACAGCGTATGTCAAGTTTTGTCCTGCAAGAAATAGATCTTTCCTAGGAACTGAAGAAATAGGACAACGGAATAATGACAATGTATAGAATATCATAGAAGGACATGAAAAACTCACTAGGTGATACAGAGCTCAAAAAACGCGAGCAGGCAGGAGAGTCAGAGAGATTGTTTCCGTCAAAGAGAAAGCACTTGTACTCTAGGAACGTGAAAAGGGAAGGCTCTTGGAATAAAGAGCAGGAGCACATACAGAGAGGTAGGTTTTATTAGGCTCAAGGAGTGGCATATTTTGAATGAAGTTGCCTCTTCCAGATTaaacagcagaagggaaggaaaccACACAGAGTGCTGGGAATGAAATTTGCAGACACAGGATATAAGAGGTTCGTGGAGGTgtgaagggaggaggaaagcacaTGCCAGAAGGACAGATGCAGTCTTAGAGAGGAGTCCAAAGAACACAAAAAGGGAGCTGTATagcaagaaaaaatgagaaagtgaCAGTTACCAATGCAGCAAAAAATTGTTAGAGATGATGACATAATGgatagaggaagaaaagagaaaacagatgtgCCCAGATGCCTTGTAAAGAAGACATTAGTGACATAAATGGGAACATGAGGTAGGGAATGAGGGATACTCATTTCAGGGTTCATTGTGTATGGGTGTATAAAATATGGCTAATTCTCCCCTGAAATGAGGTATTGCTTGAAGCGGAAAGGGAGGATACTGGCAGATAACCTTACTTTAGGGCTTATGAAGTTATGGGACATTTAGTAACACATAATGTCTCTTGAGTACCTAATTGCATAATGAACAGATACCCACAactgaaagatgttttttttttaataactctCATGTCTGTCTGTTAGTGTATATATGGCAGTGGTTGGTCATTCAGATGTTTAGTACTATTCTGTTGTTCATAAATCTATGGTTCACCCATTCCTTCAGTACTCAAGTACAAGGTGTGTCTTTTTACAGGCTTAAACCATAGGAACCAAACTCAAAGCAGAtccatgtttcattttaagcCTCAAAATGACTATTTATGAAGTTTTAGTACATTTCATACAATTATGCAGTTTTGGGACCTTATGGCATTTTTGTCAAGAAGTgataaatgaaagcagaatgtttCAGCGTGTtgtctgaaataataataataaaaagcattagTCTGAGCCTATATTTTGGTTTTGGAGTTGTGAGCAGCACCTGACCTTGAGCTCATCGGAATTTCTgccatgtgttttcttttctgaggtgCTGCTTGGCTCTGGTAGTAGTCTCCTCCATGTGAAGGACCTCTTGATCTTGTAAAAGTTGGATATTCACTACCTTGGCTTCATCAACAAAATTCCAGAATTTAATGCGCTGTAGGGATTTCAGCCCATGAGCTCCAGGCCTGCTGAGCTGCCCTGACAATCTCTCTTTTGTACTATTATTGGCAGAGATCATTAGCCAGCCCTGCTACACCTATTaaagctaaaagaaaagaggggatcaaggtttctttttatgtcttttctcATCAGTTGTACCCATTTTGCTTTCACTAATTATTTAGTTAGAAATGTTCAAGTGGATTTGAATAAATACAGTAGAAGAATAATGGGCAGCAGTCTACTCTAGGTACTCCTCTTTTGTCATCTTTTGCTGGAGTatactttttgtcatttttaaacaatataaaTATAACAGTGATGTTGCATGAAATAACTGATTAAACAAATTTCATAAATGCACAGGCTAACTTCTCTTAGTTAGCTTTAAAGAAGAAGTATATGGATGCTAATGCTAACAAGACATTTTTGACAAATTGAATTGACTGCTAATCCTCTACACcaactgaaggagaaatgtgGGTTCAGAAATATCTGAAGTCACTACTTCtgacatttcacagaatcaccaaggttggaaaagacctacaagatcatccaacTTAGACTATTTTCCTGAGCAGATGTACTTTCAATGATAAAACTATTCAAAATTAAGTGTGACCTGGTTCAGAGCAGGGAAAAATGCAAGAGATGGGGAATACAGAGAAATACTTTCCACTGTTATTTCCTCTTAGATCCCAGTTTTCCTTGTGCTGAATTGTCCTGTTCCTCCCAACTTTCACTAGAACCTTTTCATGTTTAAGCTCCCAAACTTCCTTTATTAGCTGAACCCTGCCTCCAGATATTTTACTCAGGTGGCTTAGTGCTTCCCCTTGTGCTTTATGGGAACCATGAAGTCCACCTCTCTCTCCAAGAAAACTGTCCTCCCAACAATAGCCTTGTGGACAGCTCAAGTAAAATCTGTTAAaatcttcctctcttttcatcTCCTCgttttttctacttcatttattattatcattCCTTATTATTCTTTGAGCACCAGAGTTAGcagcttttcatctctttctccttATCTGTTAATATTTCTGCCCCATGCTGTCATCTCTGTTGCCATTCTTTCTTATCCATGGCATCACTGATCCATGCACTCTTACTCACGCCTTTCTCCAGTAGAGTCTCAGATCTACTTTTCTGCCTTCATCTGTACTGCTCATTTTGTTCTGTCTTGCCGCCTCTATCCAATTTTTCACTTGCAAGATTCCCTGTTGAAATCCAaccttttctgcagcactgaaaactaTATCAGCTTGCAAAGAAATAGCTCCCATATACCTGAGATGTTTGCAGCACAgattcataaaatcacagaaaggcttagtattggaagggaccttaaagattatctagttccatACCCCTGACATGGGCAGAGTCACCTTctattagaccaggctgctcaaggGCCCATttaacctggccttgaacacttccagggatggagccATCTACAGACTTTCTAGACTACCTTTTCCAGTATCTGGTCACCTATAGAGTaaaaattttcttatttatatatcTAATTAGTGGAAAGCTATTACCCTTTGTCCTAACACTACATGCTCTGGTAGAGAGTCTCTCCCTCATCTTTCCTGTAGCCCCCTTTTAAGTATTGGAAGTCCTCAGTGAGGTCTCCCGAGAGCCTCCAGGCCAAACAAACTAACCttcctcagtctttcttcataggagaggttcCCCAGCCCTCTAGGAAGCTTCATGGactcctctggacctgctccaacagctccatatctttcttgtcctgggagccccaggccttggtacagtactccagatggggcttGATGAGGACAtagtagagggggacaatcaccttcctcACCCTGATGGCCACacctcttctgatgcagcccagaatacagttggccttctgggctggAAGGGCACAGTGCTTGTTCATGTTGAGTTTTCATCCACCAGTAGCCCAAGGACCAcctctgcagggctactctcaatTCATTTGTCACTCAGCGTATGCATgtttgggattgccctgacccaggtgcaggacctttcatttggccttgttgaactttatAAGGTTAACATGGACCCGGGCTTGTCAAGGTCTCTGTTCTTGGCATCCCATTCCTATAAAATGTCATCTGTACTGCTCAGCTTACTGTCATCTGAAAGCTTGCTGAGCATGCACTCAATCCTGCTGTCCATGTCACCAGTGAAAATACTAAACAGCAAGGGTCCCCCGACGGACACTTCTTGTCAACGTTCTTTGCTCGGACATAGAGGCATTGACTGCTGCTCTTTGGAAACAGACATCtagccaattccttatccactgaacagtccatccatcaaatctgtgtctctccaatttagagacaaGGATGTTGTGTGGGAACATATCAAAGTCCAGGTGGATATAAAAGTTGGTTGTTCATTCCTTGTCCCTTATCACTTCCCCGTCTTCCATATGCCATAATGTTTTCCTGGAAGATCTACTCAATTAGGTGACGAGGCACAGAAGTGAGCATCCCATCAGACCCTGTGTCATACTACATTTCAGGAGGAGCAACAGCAACCCTGGCTTTGCTACAAAAGCACCCTTCTGTCACAGTGATTCTTGTTTCAGGATAAAAAACCTCTCAGTTCACCTAATTTAAACCAAAATCAGAATCAGTGTTTTGggaatttattaaaaatacatagtaAGAAGGTAATCAAAGACTACATATTCAGGACGTATTCTGGTGATGTAACATCAGGCATGTGAGGTTTCAGTAAGTACCTACACATTTCTAACACCTTTATGTGATCCCAAAACACTCTAATCAGATGCACATGCAGATAGACACATACTCTCCTACCATCTTTGAGACTTCCCTTCCTGCCATTCCCATTGCGATGGAAGTCCCTGCATGCTACCACTGCACTGCCAGCTCACCCACAACCCAATTCTTAGCTTATTCCATATGCACAAAGTGAGGCAATATGTTAAGGCTGTTAGGGCATAGGGGCGATGGAAGCCTTACAGAA
The Coturnix japonica isolate 7356 chromosome 1, Coturnix japonica 2.1, whole genome shotgun sequence DNA segment above includes these coding regions:
- the KLF12 gene encoding Krueppel-like factor 12 isoform X4, which codes for MKRKAIKDVSAFENRMLMLDGMPAVRVKTELLESEQGSPNVHNYPDMEAVPLLLNNMKADPPEDSLSADHFQTQTEPVDLSINKARSSPTAASSSPVSMTASASSPSSTSTSSSSSRPASSPTVITSVSSAASVPSVLSPGPLVASASGVGGQQFLHIIHPVPPSSPMNLQSNKMSHVHRIPVVVQSVPVVYTAVRSPGNMNNTIVVPLLEDGRSHVKAQMDPRGLSPRQIKSDSDDDDLPNVTLDSVNETGSTALSIARAVQEESMWGCARSAANPFRFFNSSSISPFSIESTRRQRRSESPDSRKRRIHRCDFEGCNKVYTKSSHLKAHRRTHTDSI